A portion of the Stigmatella aurantiaca DW4/3-1 genome contains these proteins:
- a CDS encoding SRPBCC family protein encodes MSTSKPLQVTTPSDREIRVERIFNAPRERVWKALTDPKLVAQWWGRGNKLVIERFEPERGGHWRFVEHSADGGVHGFEGRFREVVAPERVVQTFEWDGMPGHVAVDTMTLEDLGDGRTKLVSVSLFHTTEDRDGMLHSGMEQGLSQSYVALDKVLGSLM; translated from the coding sequence ACCACCCCCTCTGACCGGGAGATCCGCGTCGAGCGCATCTTCAATGCGCCCCGCGAGCGTGTGTGGAAGGCGCTGACGGACCCCAAGCTGGTCGCGCAGTGGTGGGGGCGCGGCAACAAGCTCGTCATCGAGCGCTTCGAGCCCGAGCGCGGCGGCCACTGGCGGTTCGTGGAGCATTCCGCCGATGGCGGCGTGCACGGCTTCGAGGGACGGTTTCGCGAGGTGGTCGCGCCCGAGCGCGTCGTCCAGACGTTCGAGTGGGACGGGATGCCCGGCCACGTGGCCGTCGACACGATGACGCTGGAGGATCTTGGTGATGGCCGGACGAAGCTCGTCTCGGTGTCGCTGTTCCACACCACCGAGGATCGCGATGGCATGCTCCACTCGGGCATGGAGCAGGGCCTCAGCCAGAGCTACGTGGCGCTCGACAAGGTGCTCGGCTCACTCATGTGA
- a CDS encoding metal-dependent hydrolase, whose product MDNLTHGLLGLALGALRRPDASGGPLSATDKAVLLGCVLAAELPDLDNLLPSENSVVHALQAHRGLSHALVFTPVIAAAATLVAKAVFRPARPGPVFLFSLLSVAFAHLLTDLWTGWGTRVLLPFSAQRWTLDWTMVVDPWVTLPLLAGALWAWRRRAQWRRALLLGMVGAVAYLGVRVSLQTALGHRVRGAWPTAERVQVFPAWLSLTTWRYVVVLPQEYVTGTVALGDAPHEQRRWPRPGPEAVPTSARNLPTVREALAWARFPLVSTVPLPEGGTELRIGDLRYHLGGEPTLQFILELSAQGELRAARLDRGGSAAALLRRWRSPEPAPGAPTPEG is encoded by the coding sequence CTGCGGCGGCCGGATGCCTCGGGCGGGCCCCTGTCCGCCACGGACAAGGCCGTGCTGCTCGGGTGCGTGCTGGCCGCGGAGCTGCCGGACCTGGACAACCTGCTGCCCTCCGAGAACTCCGTCGTCCATGCGCTCCAGGCCCACCGGGGGCTCTCGCACGCCCTGGTGTTCACCCCCGTCATCGCCGCGGCCGCCACCCTGGTGGCCAAGGCCGTCTTCCGCCCGGCCCGCCCAGGCCCCGTGTTCCTCTTCAGCCTGCTCTCGGTGGCGTTCGCGCACCTGCTGACCGACCTGTGGACAGGCTGGGGCACGCGCGTGCTGCTCCCCTTCTCCGCGCAGCGCTGGACGCTCGACTGGACGATGGTGGTGGACCCCTGGGTCACCCTCCCGCTGCTCGCGGGGGCGCTCTGGGCGTGGCGCCGGCGGGCGCAGTGGCGGCGGGCCTTGCTCCTGGGGATGGTGGGCGCGGTGGCCTACCTGGGCGTGCGCGTCTCGCTGCAAACCGCCCTGGGCCACCGGGTGCGCGGCGCCTGGCCCACCGCGGAGCGGGTGCAGGTCTTCCCCGCCTGGCTGTCGCTCACCACCTGGCGCTATGTGGTGGTGCTCCCCCAGGAGTACGTCACCGGCACCGTGGCCCTGGGCGACGCCCCGCACGAGCAACGCCGGTGGCCCCGGCCCGGACCCGAAGCGGTACCAACCTCCGCCCGGAACCTCCCCACCGTGCGCGAAGCGTTGGCCTGGGCACGCTTTCCCCTGGTCTCCACCGTGCCCCTGCCCGAAGGGGGCACCGAGCTGCGCATTGGAGATCTGCGCTACCACCTCGGGGGCGAGCCCACGCTTCAGTTCATTCTGGAACTGAGCGCCCAGGGCGAGCTGCGCGCCGCCCGGCTGGATCGGGGCGGTAGCGCCGCCGCGCTCCTGCGCCGCTGGCGGTCCCCTGAGCCGGCCCCTGGCGCACCCACTCCAGAGGGGTGA